TCATATCCAGTGTTACAGGTGAAAAGCCGTAATCTGAAAGTGTTTTGAGAAGTGATTGATGAATATCATATATTGTATCTATGACAGTCCCGTCCATGTCGAAAATAACTAAATGCATTTTGTGTATCCCTCTATATTAAACTATTTGAGATTGCTTCACATACATTCGCAATGACTTTTGAAGAGGTTTGCGATACGTACGATCGTTATTGCGAGAAACAGCGTGACGAAGCAATCTGACATCGCATAACACTAATATCAATAGGAATACTGTTATACAACAATTCCAGATAAATGCAATGCTACCAGTGTTTTTAATTTTAAATTTAAGCATTATAGGTTTTGGTGCGAAACCGCTTTAAAATTACTGTAAAATGATCTATATATAGTTTATGGCATATGTGCTTAACCGGGGTGTGTTATGGACGTTTTTGACAAAATGCTGAAAGAAGCTATCAGAGCAGCAAGAGATGAAGACCTTCCTGATTCTGTTCTCGAACAGATTAAATACATTTATGACAATAAAACTAAATTCACAGACATAAGTCTTATTGATGAGCTGGTTGAAAGGCTCGAAGATTATGAACCTTTTGCTGATGTTGGCTGTGGTAACGAATCTTATAGCACTGCGGATGTTAAAAGGGCAGTGGAAAACATCCTGAGTCGATAAGGTACTGTCCGCTCTTAGTATTTCTGCTGATATAAGAATCATCTTAAGCAGCAAGCATTCCTGCGATGTATATGCCCTGGTTTTATATCTTCTTTTAATAAGTAAATAAATTTAAATTTCACTGACAATTATATTAGGTATTTTAATTATTATGCAGACCTAATATTATGGAGGTGATCTGATATGCATTTCACAAAGTTGAAGCAAATTATTGCAGCTATTGCAATTCTCTTTATTTTGGCTGGTTGCGGCGGGGACAGCGGCAGCAAACAAGCAAGCGCTGTATCAGTCAGGGTTATTCACACAAATGATCATCACTCTTATCTTGAGAGTGCAGCATATGATCTTAAAATTAATGATGTCGATACCCGTGTTGAGATGGGCGGTTTTTCAAGACTATCTACTGTTATACAGGAAGAGCGCAATGATAACAGTATCGTAGTCAACAGCGGTGAGCTGAGCGGAACACTTTATTTTTCACTTTTTAAAGGTGAACCTGACTTTAAGGTGTTTAATGAACTTGCTCTTGATGGATATACTCTGGGAAACCACGAATTTGATGAAGGCGATGGACGTCTTGCAGAGCTTATTCAAATGGCGAATTTTCCTATACTTTCTTCTAATATGACTCCTGAAGAGGCAAGCCCTCTTTATGCTGTTAAAGATGATATAAAACCCTACATTATCAAAGAAATAGATGGTGAAAAAGTTGGCATTATCGGGATATTGAAAGTTGAGAAAACAAAAAATTCATCCTTTGTTTCCGATGATGTAACATTCACAGAAGAGATAGAAGCAGCGAATGAAGCTGTTGCAGAGCTTGAAGCTCAGAATGTTAATAAAATAATTCTTGTGAGCCACGTGGGCTACTATAATGACATAATCTTTGCTCAGAACGTACCAGGTCTGGACATAATTGTAGGCGGAGATACACACAATCTTATAGGTGATGAGGCACAGCTTGAGAAAATAGGGCTGGCTCAGTCTTATGCCAATGACCAGACAGGACCATTTGACGGATACACTCATGACGGAATATCTGATATTGATACAATAGGCGAATACCCGACACTTGTCACAGGTCCCACAGGAGACCCTGTATATGTTGTTACAGCATGGTGCTATGCCAGAGCTGTGGGCATCCTTGATGTGGATTTCACAGCTGAGGGTATAGTTGAAAAGGTTGGAGGTAATATAGTTATCCCCGTAAGTGATACTTTTCTCCGTAAAGATGCGAGTGATGCATATGTCGAAGTGTCTGCTGATGTGAAGGCAGAAATTTTACAGACCATAGACGCTGATCCTATTCTCAGAGTTGCGGATGTGAACCCGACAATAGAAAATATTATTGCACCTTACAAAGCTGAGATGGAAGCTACTCAGAATGAAGTTGTTGGTGAAATCACTGTAACAATGGATAACACAAGAATTCCTACCGCTTTTGCCTCAGGTGACACACCTTCAGGAAGTTATGCCGGACAGGTGGTAGCGGATGCTTTTAAAAATACTAATCCGGCAATTGATGTTGCCATTCAGAATGCGGGTGGTGTAAGGGCTTCACTCCTTCAAGGGGACATAACAATGGCACAGATTATTGAGGTTCTGCCTTTTTCAAATACAGTAGTAATGATAGATATGAAAGGTTCTGATATTGTTAAAGTCCTTAACGAAGGAGCATATTATTCATTACATTCAGGTTCAACAGGTGCTTTCCCTTATGCTTCAGGGCTCCGGTATGATGTAAACCTGAGCGGAGGAGAATATGGCGTGATCACTGACGTTGAAGTTCAAGACAGATTAACGGGTGTCTGGTCAAATATAGAAAATGACACGATATATACGGTGTCAACAAACTCATTTACTGCTCAGGGAAAGGACAATTACCTTACTTTTGCTGAAGTCAGAGAAGATGACCCCACAGTGTATGAAGATACGTCAATTTTATATTATGTACCCCTTGTGGACTATATAAAAGATTTAGGTATACTCCCTGCACTTGACAAAGACAGTTACTGTCTTAAATCTGTCTCAAACTAGATTATAGGATATCATTATTTAACTGCCGGATATCGTTTCTGATACCCGGCAGTTCTGTGTTTAGTTATTATGTATCTTTTTCAGGTGTTAAGGCTCGCAGCTTCACCGCTGTTGCTGATAAATCTGCCGGAAGCTTTTGAACCTATAGCTTTGCCTTGTTCCGGTGCGTTGCTCCCACCGAATAACCATTTAATTTCACCGACGTTGTGTGACGAAGCAGCCCAGCCTTGCAGAACCAGATTTTCATCAACACCTATTTGTCCTATTTGCAACCATTCACTGCCGTTGACAGAATAGCTTGCTACTCCCCATTTTCCGCTATTCTGAATATCCAGTTTCAACCATATTGGTGTGTTATCGCTCACTATAGGTTTTCCATTAACTCCATTTGGTATTGCTGCATCGATATTGCTCGTACTGTTGCCGCTCCGGCTCCTGTATTGAATCCGGATTTTATGGTCTCCTGTCTGGAATACAGCGATATAAGACGCAGAATCAGAGATACTGCTTCTTGCCATAATTCCACCTTTGATCCACCCGTTAACATGTGACTGCTGATTAGAAACAAAAGCTGTTAACGTATTATCATCTGAGGTTTCAACATTATTGTACTGAAAGTAAAAACTGTCATTTTTGCTCCATATGTCACCAGAGTTTACTTTGATAGCATAAAGATGCCCCGGCTCTGTAAGGTCACTTCCCAGCTCAACATTAATACCGCTAAAAGGATAACCTGTTTCTGGCAGGTCTGTTCTTGCCCACTCATCTTGATATACATTTACCTTATT
This window of the Denitrovibrio acetiphilus DSM 12809 genome carries:
- a CDS encoding GSU3529 family protein, which encodes MDVFDKMLKEAIRAARDEDLPDSVLEQIKYIYDNKTKFTDISLIDELVERLEDYEPFADVGCGNESYSTADVKRAVENILSR
- a CDS encoding 5'-nucleotidase C-terminal domain-containing protein, which gives rise to MHFTKLKQIIAAIAILFILAGCGGDSGSKQASAVSVRVIHTNDHHSYLESAAYDLKINDVDTRVEMGGFSRLSTVIQEERNDNSIVVNSGELSGTLYFSLFKGEPDFKVFNELALDGYTLGNHEFDEGDGRLAELIQMANFPILSSNMTPEEASPLYAVKDDIKPYIIKEIDGEKVGIIGILKVEKTKNSSFVSDDVTFTEEIEAANEAVAELEAQNVNKIILVSHVGYYNDIIFAQNVPGLDIIVGGDTHNLIGDEAQLEKIGLAQSYANDQTGPFDGYTHDGISDIDTIGEYPTLVTGPTGDPVYVVTAWCYARAVGILDVDFTAEGIVEKVGGNIVIPVSDTFLRKDASDAYVEVSADVKAEILQTIDADPILRVADVNPTIENIIAPYKAEMEATQNEVVGEITVTMDNTRIPTAFASGDTPSGSYAGQVVADAFKNTNPAIDVAIQNAGGVRASLLQGDITMAQIIEVLPFSNTVVMIDMKGSDIVKVLNEGAYYSLHSGSTGAFPYASGLRYDVNLSGGEYGVITDVEVQDRLTGVWSNIENDTIYTVSTNSFTAQGKDNYLTFAEVREDDPTVYEDTSILYYVPLVDYIKDLGILPALDKDSYCLKSVSN